The following are encoded in a window of Pseudomonas sp. JQ170C genomic DNA:
- a CDS encoding phosphoglycerate kinase: MTVLKMTDLDLQGKRVLIREDLNVPVKDGVVASDARILASLPTIKLALEKGAAVMVCSHLGRPTEGEFSAENSLKPVADYLSKALGREVPLVADYLDGVQVQAGDLVLFENVRFNKGEKKNADELAQKYAALCDVFVMDAFGTAHRAEGSTHGVAKFAKVAAAGPLLAAELDALGKALKAPAKPMAAIVAGSKVSTKLDVLNSLSQVCDLLIVGGGIANTFLAAAGHPVGKSLYEPDLIDTAKAIAAKVNVPLPVDVVVAKEFAESAAATVKLVADVAEDDMILDIGPQTAANFAELLKSSKTILWNGPVGVFEFDQFGNGTKVLAQSIAESTAFSIAGGGDTLAAIDKYGVAEQISYISTGGGAFLEFVEGKVLPAVEVLEQRAKA, translated from the coding sequence ATGACCGTGTTGAAGATGACCGACCTCGATCTGCAAGGTAAGCGCGTACTGATCCGCGAAGACCTCAACGTGCCTGTGAAGGACGGTGTGGTTGCCAGCGATGCGCGTATCCTCGCTTCGCTGCCGACCATCAAGCTGGCCCTGGAAAAGGGCGCGGCCGTGATGGTCTGCTCGCACCTGGGCCGTCCGACCGAAGGCGAGTTCTCGGCCGAGAACAGCCTCAAGCCGGTAGCCGATTACCTGAGCAAGGCCCTGGGCCGTGAAGTACCCCTGGTTGCCGATTACCTCGACGGCGTCCAGGTCCAGGCCGGTGATCTCGTGTTGTTCGAGAACGTGCGTTTCAACAAGGGCGAGAAGAAGAACGCCGACGAGCTGGCGCAGAAGTACGCAGCGCTGTGCGACGTGTTCGTGATGGACGCGTTCGGCACCGCTCACCGCGCCGAGGGTTCGACCCACGGCGTGGCCAAGTTCGCCAAGGTTGCCGCTGCAGGCCCGCTGCTGGCCGCCGAACTGGACGCCCTGGGCAAGGCGCTCAAAGCCCCGGCCAAGCCGATGGCGGCCATTGTTGCCGGCTCCAAGGTGTCGACCAAGCTGGACGTACTCAACAGCCTGAGCCAGGTCTGTGACCTGCTGATCGTCGGTGGCGGCATCGCCAACACCTTCCTGGCCGCTGCCGGTCACCCGGTGGGCAAGTCGTTGTACGAGCCTGACCTGATCGACACTGCCAAGGCCATCGCTGCCAAGGTCAATGTACCGCTGCCGGTAGATGTGGTGGTTGCCAAGGAATTCGCCGAAAGCGCCGCGGCTACCGTCAAGCTGGTTGCCGACGTTGCTGAAGACGACATGATCCTCGACATCGGCCCGCAGACCGCGGCCAACTTCGCCGAGCTGTTGAAGTCGTCCAAGACCATTCTGTGGAATGGCCCGGTTGGCGTGTTCGAGTTCGACCAGTTCGGAAACGGCACCAAGGTACTGGCCCAGTCCATCGCTGAAAGCACCGCGTTCTCCATCGCCGGTGGTGGCGATACCCTGGCCGCCATCGACAAATATGGCGTTGCCGAGCAAATCTCCTACATTTCTACCGGTGGCGGCGCGTTCCTCGAGTTCGTCGAGGGCAAGGTCCTGCCAGCGGTGGAAGTACTGGAACAACGGGCCAAGGCCTGA
- a CDS encoding MliC family protein encodes MKGVVALMALAVLGGCASFTPKETPADNWTRWVCDSKAEVLWRFADSSQQNLDVRLGGGDQVYRLKAEPGASGTLYSDGVLAFHSKGDEGLVYWAATNDLIGRGCKAP; translated from the coding sequence ATGAAAGGTGTCGTGGCCCTGATGGCCTTGGCAGTACTCGGTGGATGCGCAAGCTTCACGCCGAAGGAGACACCCGCGGACAACTGGACCCGCTGGGTCTGCGACAGCAAGGCCGAAGTGCTCTGGCGCTTTGCCGACAGCAGTCAGCAGAACCTGGACGTGCGTCTGGGCGGTGGTGACCAGGTCTATCGGCTCAAGGCCGAGCCAGGTGCTTCCGGTACGCTGTACAGCGATGGCGTGCTGGCGTTCCACAGCAAGGGTGATGAAGGCCTGGTGTACTGGGCTGCCACCAACGATTTGATAGGGCGGGGCTGCAAGGCGCCGTGA
- a CDS encoding substrate-binding periplasmic protein, with amino-acid sequence MSTLLRALGFLGLLLAFNAAQAEKLRLVADSWPPFTDASKPGGGLATVIVTTALQRAGYDSEFEQVPWARALLGIGEGRYDVLINAWFNESRTYIGQFSASYLTNRIRLLKQKGDDFRFNAWSDLYPYPIAIVRDYAYSPEFDADSQLQKIPVRNFTVAVRMLAAGRVGLTLEDEYVARYFLQRESRWVRDSVELVDKPLAENALHILVSLKTPGHEKIVADFNRAITQMKADGSYARLLEYHGF; translated from the coding sequence ATGTCGACACTGCTTCGAGCCTTGGGTTTTCTTGGGTTGTTGCTGGCGTTCAACGCCGCACAGGCGGAGAAGCTGCGCCTGGTCGCGGACAGCTGGCCCCCCTTTACCGATGCCAGTAAACCCGGCGGTGGCCTGGCGACAGTGATTGTCACCACTGCCTTGCAGCGTGCGGGTTACGACAGTGAGTTCGAGCAAGTGCCCTGGGCACGGGCGCTGCTTGGAATAGGCGAGGGGCGATACGACGTATTGATCAACGCCTGGTTCAACGAAAGCCGTACCTACATTGGGCAGTTCTCCGCCAGCTACCTGACCAACCGTATTCGCTTGCTCAAGCAGAAGGGCGATGACTTCAGGTTCAACGCCTGGAGCGACCTCTACCCCTATCCCATCGCCATTGTCCGCGACTATGCCTACTCGCCCGAGTTCGATGCCGACAGCCAGCTGCAGAAGATACCGGTACGCAATTTCACAGTGGCCGTGCGCATGTTGGCCGCGGGCAGGGTGGGGTTGACCCTGGAAGACGAGTACGTCGCCCGCTACTTTCTACAGCGTGAATCTCGCTGGGTTCGCGATAGCGTCGAGCTCGTCGACAAGCCCCTGGCCGAGAACGCCCTGCATATCCTGGTGAGCCTCAAGACCCCGGGCCATGAAAAGATCGTCGCCGACTTCAACCGCGCCATCACCCAGATGAAGGCCGATGGCAGCTATGCACGCTTGCTTGAGTACCACGGCTTCTGA
- a CDS encoding GNAT family N-acetyltransferase has product MSIDWICKHHSDLGKEQLYAILQLRTQVFVVEQKCAYQDVDGQDLDGDTCHLMGWENDTLQCYLRLLDPQSQGGDVVIGRVVTAPSARGRGLGHELMEEALEQAEKHWPGVPVYLSAQAHLQDYYGRYGFTVVGEEYLEDDIAHIGMRRG; this is encoded by the coding sequence ATGTCCATCGACTGGATCTGCAAACATCACAGCGACCTTGGCAAGGAACAACTCTATGCCATTCTGCAGCTACGCACCCAAGTCTTCGTTGTAGAGCAAAAATGCGCCTACCAGGACGTCGATGGCCAGGACCTGGACGGCGACACCTGTCACTTGATGGGCTGGGAAAATGACACGCTGCAGTGCTACTTGCGCTTGCTCGACCCACAGTCCCAGGGCGGTGACGTGGTGATCGGTCGCGTGGTAACGGCGCCCTCGGCACGCGGCCGCGGGCTGGGGCATGAATTGATGGAAGAGGCCCTTGAACAGGCCGAGAAACACTGGCCGGGCGTGCCGGTGTACCTGTCGGCCCAGGCGCACCTGCAAGACTACTATGGGCGTTATGGCTTTACGGTGGTGGGTGAGGAGTACCTGGAAGACGACATTGCGCATATCGGCATGCGCCGCGGCTGA
- a CDS encoding putative bifunctional diguanylate cyclase/phosphodiesterase: protein MDCAQPPSHENGSVLLVVDDYPENLVSMRALLARQDWQVLTASSGTEALSALLEHEVDLVLLDVQMPGMDGFEVARLMRGSQRTRLTPIIFLTANEQSQAAVLKGYASGAVDYLFKPFDPQILKPKVQALLEQQRNRRSLQRLSRDLETERAFNASVLENAAEGILVVADDGLICFANPAISRLLDAPVERLQGTDLLAYVQSPGATVWSESPFYQTYLDREIFRVHDAVLRTAGGHPLPVALSCAPLPGERRAMVVTVLDMSVVRSLHQQLEYQAVTDPLTGLLNRRGFYQAAESALVRNERSDKSQALLYLDLDGFKRINDSLGHEIGDRVLHWVAEQLKDCLGTCAILARMGGDEFTALLDALDCPEQAARFAEKLIERVSICQDIEGLEVTLGVSIGIATYPDCGLGLDGLLRAADAAMYAAKQSGRQQYRYYDHDLNGRARSRQMLEDSVRDAIGHGDFSLVYQPQVAFADGRLRGFEALLRWRHPSVGDVPPGLFIPLLEEARLINRLASWIYQQGAAQRRAWSECFGPDVVLSMSLSRVQFAMPNLVEELARVIATHALAPAQLEVEVAETSLMYNRDEAFKQLHKLRELGVRIALDDFGAGDCSLSLLRDLPIDTLKLDRHLVAKLPGSAVDGALVRCVIELCQQFGISTIAEGVETYEQARWLRASGCEFAQGFLVAHPMTATDASEFPGFFDWYLL from the coding sequence ATGGATTGCGCGCAACCTCCGTCACATGAAAACGGCTCAGTCCTTCTAGTCGTTGATGACTACCCGGAAAACCTGGTGAGTATGCGTGCCCTGCTGGCGCGTCAGGACTGGCAGGTACTGACTGCAAGCTCGGGGACAGAAGCCTTGAGTGCGCTGCTCGAGCACGAAGTGGATCTGGTGCTGCTGGATGTGCAGATGCCAGGCATGGATGGTTTTGAAGTCGCCCGTCTTATGCGCGGCAGCCAGCGTACGCGGCTGACGCCGATCATTTTCCTCACCGCCAACGAACAGTCCCAGGCCGCCGTGCTCAAGGGCTATGCCAGCGGTGCGGTGGATTACCTGTTCAAACCCTTCGATCCGCAGATTCTCAAGCCCAAGGTGCAGGCGTTGCTTGAGCAGCAGCGCAACCGGCGTTCGCTGCAGCGCTTGAGCCGCGACCTGGAAACCGAGCGCGCCTTCAACGCCTCGGTGTTGGAGAACGCGGCCGAGGGCATCCTGGTGGTGGCCGATGACGGCTTGATCTGCTTTGCCAACCCAGCGATTTCGCGGTTGCTCGATGCGCCGGTTGAACGTTTGCAGGGCACCGATCTTCTGGCTTATGTGCAGTCGCCGGGCGCGACGGTATGGTCCGAGTCGCCGTTCTATCAAACCTACCTGGATCGGGAGATTTTCCGCGTTCACGATGCTGTGCTGCGTACCGCAGGGGGGCATCCGCTGCCGGTGGCGCTGTCGTGCGCACCGCTTCCGGGCGAGCGGCGGGCGATGGTGGTGACGGTGCTGGATATGTCAGTGGTGCGCAGCCTGCATCAGCAGCTGGAGTATCAGGCCGTGACCGACCCGCTGACCGGGCTGCTCAATCGGCGTGGTTTCTACCAGGCTGCCGAAAGCGCGCTGGTGCGCAACGAGCGTTCGGACAAGTCCCAGGCCTTGTTGTACCTGGACCTGGACGGCTTCAAACGCATCAACGACTCCCTTGGCCATGAAATCGGTGACCGTGTCCTGCATTGGGTGGCCGAGCAGCTCAAGGACTGCCTGGGCACCTGCGCCATTCTCGCGCGCATGGGCGGTGACGAATTCACCGCGCTGCTCGATGCGCTGGACTGCCCCGAACAGGCCGCGCGCTTTGCCGAGAAGCTGATCGAGCGTGTGTCCATCTGCCAGGACATCGAAGGGCTGGAGGTGACGCTGGGGGTCAGTATCGGCATCGCCACCTACCCGGATTGCGGCTTGGGCCTTGATGGGTTGCTGCGTGCGGCCGATGCGGCGATGTATGCCGCCAAGCAGTCCGGGCGTCAGCAGTACCGCTATTACGACCATGACCTCAATGGCCGGGCGCGCTCACGGCAGATGCTCGAAGACAGCGTGCGCGATGCGATCGGGCACGGGGATTTCAGCCTGGTCTATCAGCCTCAGGTTGCCTTTGCCGATGGACGCTTGCGCGGCTTCGAGGCCTTGTTGCGCTGGCGCCACCCCAGTGTCGGGGATGTGCCGCCGGGCTTGTTCATTCCCTTGCTCGAAGAGGCCCGGCTGATCAATCGCCTGGCCAGCTGGATCTACCAGCAAGGTGCGGCGCAACGCCGGGCCTGGAGCGAGTGTTTTGGCCCGGACGTGGTGCTGAGCATGAGCCTGAGCAGGGTGCAGTTTGCCATGCCCAATCTGGTTGAAGAGCTGGCGCGGGTGATCGCCACTCACGCACTTGCACCTGCCCAGTTGGAGGTCGAAGTCGCCGAGACGTCGCTGATGTACAACCGCGATGAAGCCTTCAAGCAGCTGCACAAACTCCGCGAGTTGGGCGTGCGCATCGCACTGGACGACTTCGGCGCGGGTGATTGCTCGTTGAGCCTGTTGCGCGACCTGCCTATTGATACGCTCAAGCTTGATCGCCATCTGGTGGCGAAACTGCCAGGTTCTGCGGTCGATGGCGCCCTGGTCCGCTGTGTGATCGAGCTTTGCCAGCAGTTCGGGATCAGTACCATCGCCGAAGGGGTCGAGACCTACGAGCAGGCCCGCTGGTTACGCGCCAGTGGTTGCGAGTTCGCCCAGGGCTTCCTGGTGGCGCACCCCATGACGGCCACGGATGCGAGTGAGTTCCCGGGCTTTTTTGACTGGTACCTGCTGTAG
- a CDS encoding NAD(P)/FAD-dependent oxidoreductase gives MRSTEVIIIGAGAAGLMCALTAAGCGRQVLLLDHANKPGKKILMSGGGRCNFTNMYTEPANFLSQNPHFCKSALARYTQWDFIEMVGKHAVPYHEKKLGQLFCDNKSSDILDMLLAECSNAGAELRMDTRIDQIEKVDGGYLLETSAGQFQCQSLVIATGGLSIPTLGATGFGYQVARQFGHTLLPTRAGLVPFTITEPQLKAICTELSGTSVDCVASCNGTSFRENLLFTHRGLSGPAILQISSFWEAGDSVEINLLPEHDALSWLQQQQAERPNSELKTLLGEVFTKKMANLLAEHWFVSKPMKQYTPAELVQVSEKLAAWQVVPAGTEGYRTAEVTLGGVDTREVSSKTMESLKSPGLYFIGEVLDVSGHLGGFNFQWAWASAYAAAQFV, from the coding sequence GTGCGTTCCACCGAAGTAATCATCATTGGCGCAGGCGCCGCCGGCCTGATGTGTGCCCTGACTGCCGCCGGCTGCGGCCGCCAGGTGCTGCTGCTCGACCACGCCAACAAGCCAGGCAAGAAAATCCTGATGTCCGGCGGTGGCCGCTGCAACTTCACCAACATGTACACCGAGCCTGCCAACTTCCTCTCGCAGAACCCGCACTTCTGCAAGTCGGCCCTGGCCCGCTACACCCAGTGGGACTTCATCGAGATGGTCGGCAAGCACGCCGTGCCCTATCACGAGAAAAAGCTCGGTCAGTTGTTCTGCGATAACAAATCCAGCGACATCCTCGACATGCTCCTGGCCGAATGCAGTAACGCCGGCGCCGAACTGCGCATGGATACCCGCATTGACCAGATCGAGAAAGTCGACGGCGGCTATCTGCTCGAAACCAGCGCCGGCCAGTTCCAGTGCCAATCGCTGGTGATCGCCACCGGCGGCTTGTCGATCCCGACCCTGGGCGCTACCGGCTTCGGCTATCAGGTCGCCCGCCAGTTCGGCCATACCCTGCTGCCTACCCGCGCAGGCCTTGTGCCCTTCACCATCACCGAGCCGCAGCTCAAGGCGATCTGCACCGAGCTGTCCGGCACCTCGGTGGATTGCGTGGCCAGCTGCAACGGCACCAGCTTTCGCGAGAACCTGCTGTTCACTCACCGTGGCCTGAGCGGCCCGGCGATCCTGCAGATCTCGTCGTTCTGGGAAGCCGGTGACAGCGTCGAAATAAACCTACTGCCCGAGCACGACGCCCTGAGCTGGCTGCAGCAGCAACAGGCCGAACGCCCCAACAGTGAGCTCAAGACCCTGCTGGGTGAAGTCTTCACCAAGAAGATGGCCAACCTGCTCGCCGAACACTGGTTCGTCTCCAAGCCGATGAAGCAGTACACCCCGGCCGAGCTCGTCCAGGTCAGCGAGAAACTGGCGGCCTGGCAGGTGGTACCCGCCGGCACCGAGGGCTACCGCACGGCCGAGGTGACGCTGGGCGGCGTCGATACCCGCGAAGTATCGTCCAAGACCATGGAGTCGCTGAAAAGTCCGGGCCTGTACTTTATCGGCGAAGTACTCGATGTCAGCGGTCACCTCGGCGGCTTCAACTTCCAGTGGGCCTGGGCCTCGGCGTACGCGGCAGCGCAGTTCGTCTAA
- a CDS encoding M48 metallopeptidase family protein produces the protein MTALKYLQAYPPALQDQVRQMIASNRLGDYLQQRYPERHAVQSDKALYSYAQGLKQEYLRNAPNLDKVLFDNRLDLTHRALGLHTAVSRVQGGKLKAKKEIRIASLFKEAAPQFLKMIVVHELAHLKESDHNKAFYQLCEHMLPGYHQLEFDLRVYLTYRELPGNG, from the coding sequence ATGACTGCGCTCAAATACCTGCAAGCCTATCCTCCCGCCCTGCAAGACCAGGTCCGTCAGATGATCGCCAGCAATCGCCTGGGGGATTACCTGCAGCAGCGCTACCCGGAGCGTCATGCCGTGCAAAGCGACAAGGCACTGTACAGCTACGCCCAGGGCTTGAAGCAGGAGTACCTGCGCAACGCCCCCAACCTGGACAAGGTGCTGTTCGACAATCGCCTGGACCTGACACACCGGGCATTGGGGCTGCATACGGCGGTGTCCCGGGTGCAAGGTGGCAAGCTCAAGGCAAAGAAAGAAATCCGCATTGCCTCGTTGTTCAAGGAGGCAGCGCCGCAATTTCTGAAGATGATCGTGGTGCATGAACTGGCCCACTTGAAGGAAAGCGATCACAACAAGGCGTTTTACCAGCTCTGTGAACACATGCTGCCGGGCTACCATCAATTGGAGTTCGACCTGCGTGTCTACCTGACCTACCGCGAGCTGCCCGGCAACGGGTAA
- a CDS encoding winged helix-turn-helix domain-containing protein yields MDVSKTKTSFYRRLYVAWLIDSQTASSVPALMEATGMPRRTAQDTIAALADLDIVCEFEQQEGARNHAGHYRIRDWGAIDKQWIIQHLRGIREVLGYP; encoded by the coding sequence ATGGACGTGAGCAAGACCAAGACCAGTTTCTACCGCCGCTTGTACGTCGCCTGGCTGATCGACAGCCAGACGGCCAGCAGCGTGCCGGCGTTGATGGAGGCAACGGGCATGCCCCGTCGCACCGCCCAGGACACCATCGCCGCGCTGGCTGACCTGGATATCGTCTGTGAGTTCGAGCAGCAGGAGGGCGCGCGCAATCACGCCGGGCACTACCGGATTCGTGATTGGGGGGCGATCGACAAGCAGTGGATCATCCAGCACCTGCGGGGGATTCGTGAGGTGTTGGGGTATCCCTGA
- the yccS gene encoding YccS family putative transporter, with translation MSSSSLSQSLRRLWALDKFSYAIRVLIALTGSMLLCWYQDEMSLLIPLFLGIIASALAETDDSWQGRLNALAVTLVCFTVAALSVELLFPYPIIFVCALALASFALTMLGALGERYGAIASATLILSVYTMIGVDQRGGEVTDFWHEPLLLVAGAAWYGLLSVLWQVLFSNQPVQQSLARLFRELGRYLKLKATLFEPIRQLDVEARRLELAQQNGRVVAALNAAKEIILHRVGNGRPGSKVSRYLKLYFLAQDIHERASSSHYPYNALTEAFFHSDVLFRCQRLLRQQGVACQQLSESIQLRQPFIYDTGFAQALEDLNASLEHLRIQSNPAWRGLLRSLRALAANLTTLDRLLSDASNPDNLADASDSSLLDRSPHSLADVWNRLRQQMTPTSLLFRHALRLPLALSIGYGMVHLIHPTQGYWIILTTLFVCQPNYGATRRKLVQRIIGTGIGLTVGWALFDLFPSPIIQSLFAVAAGVVFFVNRTTRYTLATAAITLMVLFCFNQIGDGYGLFLPRLFDTLVGSLIAILAVFLFLPDWQGRRLNKVLANTLSCNSIYLRQIMQQYAQGKRDDLAYRLARRNAHNADAALSTTLANMLMEPGHFRKEADVGFRFLVLSHTLLSYLSGLGAHRETTLPADVHEQLIDGAGASLAKSLDEIAEGLASKLPVAIHSDAEEALANALEQMPEDMEENQRLVQTQLALICRQLGPLRTLAAHLIKDAEA, from the coding sequence ATGTCATCCTCCTCGCTCAGCCAATCGTTGCGCCGCCTCTGGGCCCTGGACAAATTCAGCTATGCCATCCGTGTCCTGATCGCCCTGACAGGCAGCATGCTGCTGTGCTGGTACCAGGACGAGATGAGCCTGCTGATTCCGCTGTTCCTGGGCATTATCGCCAGCGCCCTGGCCGAGACCGACGACAGCTGGCAAGGTCGCCTCAATGCCCTGGCCGTGACCCTGGTGTGTTTTACCGTCGCGGCGTTGTCGGTGGAGCTGCTGTTCCCCTACCCGATTATCTTTGTCTGTGCTCTGGCACTGGCCAGTTTTGCCCTGACCATGCTCGGCGCGCTGGGCGAGCGCTACGGCGCCATCGCCTCGGCCACGCTGATTCTCTCGGTCTATACCATGATCGGTGTGGACCAGCGGGGTGGCGAAGTTACCGATTTCTGGCACGAGCCGCTGTTGCTGGTGGCGGGCGCCGCCTGGTACGGGTTGCTGTCGGTGCTGTGGCAGGTGCTGTTCTCCAACCAGCCCGTGCAGCAAAGCCTGGCGCGGTTGTTTCGCGAGCTGGGGCGCTACCTCAAGCTCAAGGCCACGCTGTTCGAGCCGATCCGCCAGTTGGACGTCGAGGCCCGGCGCCTGGAACTGGCCCAGCAGAACGGCCGGGTCGTGGCCGCGCTCAATGCCGCCAAGGAGATCATCCTGCACCGGGTCGGCAATGGCCGGCCGGGCTCGAAAGTCAGCCGTTACCTGAAGCTGTACTTCCTGGCCCAGGACATCCACGAGCGCGCCAGCTCCTCGCACTACCCCTACAACGCCCTGACCGAAGCCTTCTTCCACAGTGACGTGCTGTTCCGCTGCCAGCGCCTGCTGCGCCAGCAAGGGGTGGCCTGCCAGCAGTTGTCCGAGTCGATCCAGCTGCGCCAGCCGTTCATCTACGACACCGGCTTTGCCCAGGCCCTGGAAGACCTCAATGCCTCCCTGGAGCACCTGCGTATCCAGAGCAACCCGGCCTGGCGTGGGCTGCTGCGTTCGTTGCGCGCCCTGGCCGCCAACCTGACAACCCTGGACCGCCTGCTCAGCGATGCGAGCAATCCGGACAACCTCGCCGATGCCAGCGACAGCAGCCTGCTCGACCGTTCGCCGCACAGCCTGGCGGATGTCTGGAATCGCCTGCGCCAACAGATGACACCCACTTCATTGCTGTTTCGCCATGCCCTGCGCCTGCCCCTGGCGTTGTCGATCGGCTATGGCATGGTGCACCTGATCCACCCCACCCAGGGTTACTGGATCATCCTCACCACCCTGTTTGTCTGCCAGCCCAACTACGGTGCGACCCGGCGCAAGCTGGTGCAGCGGATCATCGGTACCGGCATCGGCCTGACTGTCGGCTGGGCGCTGTTTGACCTGTTCCCCAGCCCGATCATCCAGTCACTGTTCGCCGTGGCGGCCGGGGTGGTGTTCTTCGTCAACCGCACCACCCGCTACACCTTGGCCACTGCAGCAATCACCCTGATGGTGCTGTTCTGCTTCAACCAGATCGGCGACGGTTACGGGCTGTTCCTGCCGCGCCTGTTCGATACCCTGGTGGGCAGCCTGATCGCCATCCTGGCGGTGTTCCTGTTCCTGCCCGACTGGCAGGGCCGGCGCCTGAACAAGGTGCTGGCCAACACCCTGAGCTGCAACAGCATCTACCTGCGCCAGATCATGCAGCAGTACGCCCAGGGCAAGCGTGATGACCTGGCCTACCGCCTGGCGCGGCGCAACGCCCACAACGCCGATGCCGCGCTGTCGACCACCCTGGCCAACATGCTCATGGAGCCGGGACATTTTCGTAAGGAAGCGGATGTCGGCTTTCGCTTCCTGGTGCTCTCCCACACCTTGCTCAGTTACCTCTCGGGCCTGGGTGCGCACCGCGAAACCACGTTGCCGGCCGATGTCCACGAGCAGTTGATCGACGGTGCCGGCGCCAGCCTTGCCAAGAGCCTGGACGAAATTGCCGAAGGCCTGGCCAGCAAGTTGCCGGTGGCAATCCACAGCGATGCCGAAGAAGCCCTGGCCAATGCGCTCGAGCAGATGCCCGAGGATATGGAAGAGAACCAGCGCCTGGTGCAAACACAGCTGGCCCTGATCTGTCGCCAACTGGGCCCCTTGCGCACCCTGGCCGCCCATTTGATCAAGGATGCCGAGGCCTGA
- the fba gene encoding class II fructose-bisphosphate aldolase (catalyzes the reversible aldol condensation of dihydroxyacetonephosphate and glyceraldehyde 3-phosphate in the Calvin cycle, glycolysis, and/or gluconeogenesis), whose translation MALISMRQMLDHAAEFGYGVPAFNVNNLEQMRAIMEAADKTDSPVIVQASAGARKYAGAPFLRHLILAAIEEFPHIPVCMHQDHGTSPDVCQRSIQLGFSSVMMDGSLGEDGKTPTDYEYNVRVTQQTVAMAHACGVSVEGELGCLGSLETGMAGEEDGIGAEGILDHSQMLTDPEEAADFVKKTQVDALAIAIGTSHGAYKFTKPPTGDVLAIDRIKEIHKRIPNTHLVMHGSSSVPQEWLAIINQYGGDIKETYGVPVEEIVEGIKYGVRKVNIDTDLRLASTGAMRRLMAQNPSEFDPRKFFGATVTAMRDVCIARYEAFGTAGNASKIKPISLEGMFQRYLKGELAAKVN comes from the coding sequence ATGGCACTCATTAGCATGCGCCAGATGCTGGACCACGCCGCCGAATTCGGCTACGGCGTTCCAGCTTTCAACGTCAACAACCTCGAGCAGATGCGCGCCATCATGGAAGCCGCCGACAAGACCGACTCTCCGGTGATTGTCCAGGCCTCGGCCGGTGCCCGCAAATACGCCGGTGCCCCGTTCCTGCGCCACCTGATCCTGGCCGCGATCGAAGAATTCCCGCATATCCCGGTGTGCATGCACCAGGACCACGGCACCAGCCCTGACGTTTGCCAGCGCTCGATCCAACTGGGCTTCAGCTCGGTGATGATGGACGGTTCGCTCGGCGAAGACGGCAAGACCCCGACCGACTACGAGTACAACGTCCGTGTTACCCAGCAGACCGTTGCCATGGCGCACGCCTGCGGCGTTTCGGTTGAAGGCGAACTGGGCTGCCTGGGCTCGCTGGAAACCGGCATGGCCGGCGAAGAAGACGGCATCGGTGCCGAAGGCATCCTGGATCACAGCCAGATGCTGACCGATCCGGAAGAAGCCGCCGACTTCGTCAAGAAGACCCAGGTCGATGCCCTGGCTATCGCCATCGGTACCAGCCACGGCGCCTACAAGTTCACCAAGCCACCAACCGGTGACGTCCTGGCGATCGACCGTATCAAGGAAATCCACAAGCGCATCCCCAACACCCACCTGGTGATGCACGGTTCTTCCTCGGTTCCGCAGGAATGGCTGGCGATCATCAACCAGTACGGCGGCGACATCAAAGAAACCTACGGCGTGCCGGTCGAAGAAATCGTCGAAGGCATCAAGTACGGCGTTCGCAAGGTCAACATCGACACCGACCTGCGCCTGGCCTCCACCGGTGCCATGCGTCGCCTGATGGCGCAAAACCCGAGCGAGTTCGACCCGCGCAAGTTCTTCGGCGCCACCGTAACGGCCATGCGTGATGTCTGCATTGCCCGTTACGAAGCCTTCGGTACTGCCGGCAATGCCTCCAAGATCAAGCCGATCTCCCTGGAAGGCATGTTCCAGCGCTACCTCAAGGGTGAGCTGGCGGCCAAGGTCAACTAA